Genomic window (Peptococcaceae bacterium 1198_IL3148):
ACATTCATTTCAGTTTTTTGATTATTTATTACCTGCATCAAATGTACAGTTGCCGGGCGCTTATGGCACCGCTCACAATTCATTTATTTACGCCCCCTAATAGTTATTTTTATTATCCTTGATAACTGCAGAAACCATGGCTTTTAAAATGTTAGCCCTTAGTTTATCCCGCCAGGGTAGTTCTATTTTTAACACTGCCCTATCTATGGCTGCCTGCATAATGTTATATTCTCGCTCAGTGATGATCTCTTCATCAAACAATCTCTTTAATACGCTGCCAGCAACCTGTTGACTGGTGTCGTCCCCCACCAATTGATTAAATTCTTCCAACCAAGCAAAGCGGTTATCCAGTGGAACTTGCTCTATCCGAATATAACCACCACCACCCCGCCGACTTTCAACAATATAACCATGGCCAATGGTGAACCTGGTGGATAAAACGTAGTTTATTTGCGAGGGTACGCAGTTAAATTTACTGGCTAGTTCATTTCTTTGAATCTCTATTAATCCTTTTTTACTTTGGTTTAACAAACTCTTTAAGTAGGCTTCAATGATGTTAGACATGCTGGACATATTTTTATTATCACCTTCTTTAGAAAAGCTTATCATTTTGACTTTGATTTTGACTTTGATTTTGACTTTGACTGACCTTTGTAATCAAAGTATACCACTTTTGACCAGTATTTATACAAGGTTGATTTTTATTTGTTTTTTATCGTTATGGTTAGTTTTTGCTTAATAACGCAAATTATGTTAGTCTAATTTACTAAAATATATTTTTGTTCCGGTATACATGGTTTATGGTAGAAATTCTGCTGTATTACAAAACGCAAAAAATAAAACCGCTAGGTATAAACACCTAACGGTTTTAGTAATGGCTCCTCGAGTAGGACTCGAACCTACAACCTACCGGTTAACAGCCGGTTGCTC
Coding sequences:
- a CDS encoding CtsR family transcriptional regulator, which translates into the protein MISFSKEGDNKNMSSMSNIIEAYLKSLLNQSKKGLIEIQRNELASKFNCVPSQINYVLSTRFTIGHGYIVESRRGGGGYIRIEQVPLDNRFAWLEEFNQLVGDDTSQQVAGSVLKRLFDEEIITEREYNIMQAAIDRAVLKIELPWRDKLRANILKAMVSAVIKDNKNNY